The DNA sequence ATGGAAAAGGCCAGGGAAGAGGCGGAGGCCAAGGAAGGGGTATAATCCCCCTCGTGAAGCCTCTAGACGCCCTTTTTGAGTTCCTCTCCATCCCTTCCGTCTCCACCGACCCCGCCCGGAAGGAGGACGTGCGGCGGGCGGCCCTTTGGCTGGGGGGCCGCCTCGAGGCCCTGGGCTTCCAGGTGGAGGTGGCCGAGACCCCGGGCCACCCCATCGTCTTTGCCGAGAAGCGGGTCTCGGACCGGGCCCCCACCCTCCTCATCTACGGCCACTACGACGTCCAGCCCCCGGAGCCCTTGGAGCTTTGGGAAACCCCGCCCTTCGTCCCCACCCTCAAGGACGGCCGGATCTACGCCCGGGGGGCCTCGGACGACAAGGGCCAGCTCTACGCCCACGTGGCGGCGGTGGAGGCCCTGGGGGAGGCGCTTCCGGTAAACGTCAAGTTCCTGGTGGAGGGCGAGGAGGAGATCGGAAGCCCCCACCTGCCCGCCTACGTCTGGGAGAACCGGGACCGGCTCCGGGCGGACGCGGTTTTGGTCTCGGACGGGGCCATGTTCGCCCCCCACACCCCCACCCTCACCTATGGCCTCAGGGGGCTGGTTTATCTGGAGGTGCTTCTGGAGGGGGCGGCGCGGGACCTCCACTCCGGGGTCTACGGGGGGGCCGCCCCCAACCCCCTGCAGGCTTTGGCCTGGATGGCGGCCCGGCTCAAGGGGGAGGACCACCGGGTCCGGATCCCCGGCTTCTACGACCGGGTGCGGCCCGTCTCCCAGGAGGAGAAGGCCCTTTGGCCCCAGGTGGACGAGGAGGCCTTCAAGGCGAGCGTGGGCCTCGAGGCCCTCTGGGGCGAGGAGGAGTACAGCCTTCTGGAGCGCCTGTGGACCCGGCCCACCCTGGACCTGAACGGGGCCTATGGGGGCTTCCAGGGGGAGGGGAGCAAGACGGTCATCCCCGCCCGAGCGGGGTTCAAGTTCTCCATGCGCCTGGTCCCCGACCAGGACCCGGAGGAGGTGGCGGCCCGGGCGGAGGACTACCTCCGGTCCATCGCCCCTTTGGGGATCCGGGTCCGCGTCCTCCGCCACGGCCTGGGCCGCCCCGTCCTCACCGACCCCCAGAGCCTTCCCATGCGCCTGGCGGCGGAGGCCTTGGAGGAGGTCTGGGGCCGCAAGCCCGTCTACACCCGGGAGGGGGGGAGCATCCCCATCGTGGCCGAGCTGGTGGAGGCCCTGAAGGCCCCGGTGGTCCTCATGGGCTTCGGCCTAAACGACGACAACCTCCACGCCCCCAACGAGAAGCTGGACCTGGTGAACTTTGAGAAGGGGATCGCCGCGAGCCAGGCCTTCCTCAGGAGGCTTTCCCGGCTCGCTTGAAGATCAGCGCCTCCCCCACCCGCCCGCTGAGGATGGGCACGGCGCTGCTTTGGGCCACCTGGGCGCAGAAGGGGACGTCGGCCTCCAGCCCTACCCCCTTTAGGGCCTGGGCGGCGGCGGAGAGGCTTAGGGGCTCGAGGGGGTCGGGGTAGGCCCGCTTCAGGGTGAGGGCGATCCGGGCCCCGTCCTCCGGGCTCATCTCCCGCATGAGGAGGAGGTACTCGGCCAAAACGCCCGCGGTGTAGAGGTCGTCCAGGCCCACCCGGCCCTCCTTGCCCGCGCAGAGGATGGCCACCTCTTCCGTGGCCAGCTCCAGCGCCTTGCGGGCCGCGGCGTGGGCGTTGAAGAGGGAGGCCAAAAGGACGTGCTTGGCCGTCTTCGCGGCCAGGTGGGCGGCCCGGGTGCCGTTGGTGGTGCTCATCACCACGGTCCTTCCCCCCACCGGGGCCTCCAGGGCCTCCCGGGGGGAGTTGCCGAGGTCAAACCCCGGGGGCCTAAGCCCCCCCTCCTCCCCGGCCAGGACCACGTCCTGGTCCTTGAAGGCCCGGGCCGTCTCCAGGCTCGAGGTCAGGTAGAGGGCCTCCGCCCCCGCTTCCAGGAAGCAGGCGGCGGTGGTGGTGGCCCGGATCACGTCCACCACCAGGACCACGTCGGCGAAGGCCAGCTCCGGTAGGGGCAAGGGGTCTACCCGTAGGCGCACGCGCTCCTCCTTCCGTTTTTTCCACCCGGCCCCGAGCGAGGCTTGGCCGGGGTGGGCTCATACGAGCCCGTGGGCGATCTCCTCCAAAAGCCGCGGGTCCAGGATCCGCACCGCCCCCCGCTCCAGCTCCAAGGCCCCCCGCTTCCTCAGGGCGTGCAGGGCCCGGGTGGCGCTTTCCCGGCTCGAGCCGGCCAGGCCCGCCACCTGGGCGTGGCTTAAAGGGAGGAGGGCCTGGCCCGTCTTCTGGTAAGCCCGCCACAGGGCGAAGGCCACCCGGACCTCCACCTCCTCAAACACCAGGAAGTCCAAAAGGAGGTTGGCCGCCCGGAGCCTTTCCGCCAGGAGGAGGGCCAGGTTGTGCCCGAACTGGGGGAGGCGGCGGAGGAGGCTTTGGTACTCCTCCCGGAAGAGGAGGTAGAGCTCCCCCTCCTCCAGCATCTCCGCCGAGGCGCTCCTGGGTGAGCCGTCCAGGAGGCTCATCTCCCCGAAGACCTCCCCTTGGGAGAGGAGGCCCAAGGTCCGCTCCTGCCCCCCCAGGTGGGTGCGGAAGAGCCGCACCATCCCTCCGGCCACCAGGTAGAGGGCCTGGCCCAGGTCCCCCTCCTTGAAGATCAACTGGCCTTTCCGGTACCGCCGGGGGACGAAGTGCCCGAGGGCGGTCCGCACCTCCTGGGGGCTGAGGCCTTGGAACAGGGGGCTTTGGAACAGGACCTGGGGCACGGCCTTACTCTAACCGAACCCTCACCTTGGCGCCAGAGGATAGGAGGGTGGTGCTCCGGGCGGAGGGGCTTTCCTACGCGTACGAGGCCCCCCTCTTCCGGGGGGTGTCCCTGGCCCTGGGGGAGGGGGAGGCCCTGGCCCTCCTCGGCCCCTCGGGGAGCGGAAAGACCACCCTGCTCCACCTCCTGGCGGGGCTTCTGCCCTTACAGGAGGGGGAGGTCTACTGGGAGGGGCTTCCCATCCGGGGCCTTTCCGAGGCGGCCCTGGCCCGGAGGCGGCTGGGGTTTTTGGGCCTGGTCCTGCAGCACCACTTCCTGATGCCCGAGCTCACCGCCTTGGAGAACGTCCTCCTCCCGGGCTACCTGGCGGGCCGGGTGGACCGGGCCCGGGGAGAGGCCCTATTGGAGCGGGTGGGCCTCTTTCACCGGGCGGGCGCCTTTCCCTTGGCTCTTTCCGGGGGGGAGAGGCAGCGGGTGGCGGTGGCCCGGGCCCTCTACCTCAGGCCCCGGCTGGTCCTGGCGGACGAGCCCACCGCCAGCCTGGACCGGAGGATGGCCCGGGAGGTCTTCGGCCTCCTCCTGGCCCTGGCCCGGGAGGAGGGGGCGGCCCTTCTGGTGGCCACCCACGACGAGACCCTGGTCCAGGACCTGCCCAAACTCCGCCTTTAGGGGTATGCTCTATAGGGTATGCCGATTCACGTGCGCGCCGAGCCCGGCTCCGTGGCCCCCCGGGTCCTTCTGCCCGGGGACCCCGGCCGGGCGGAGTGGATCGCCCGGACCTACCTGGAGGACCCGGTCCCCTACAACACCCACCGGGGGCTCCTCGGCTACACCGGTCGGTACAAGGGGGTGCCGGTCTCTGTCCAGACCACGGGGATGGGGGCCCCCTCGGCCAGCATCGTGGCCGAGGAGCTCATCCGCCTGGGGGCCCGGGTCCTGGTCCGGGTGGGGACCTGTGGGGCGGTGGACGAGGCCCTTAGGCCTTCGGAGCTGGTGGTCGTCCAGGGGGCGGTCCCCCTCGAGGGGACGACCCGCCAGTACCTGGGCGGGCTGCCCTACGCCCCGGTCCCGGACGTGGAGGTCTTTTTGGCCCTCCTCCGGGCGGCCCGCCGCCTGGGGGTGCCCCACCAGGCGGGGCTCGTGGTCACGGAGGACGCCTTCTACGCCACCACGAAGGAGGGGGCGCGCGCCTGGGCGGCGTACGGGGTCCTGGCCTTTGAGATGGAGGCCAGCGCCCTCTTCCTGCTGGCCAAGATGCGGAAGGTGCGGGCGGGGGCGGTGCTGGCCGTCTCCAACCAGATCGGCGACCCCGAGCTGGTCCCCCCAGAGGTGCTGCAGGAGGGGGTGCGGCGGATGACGGAGGTGGCCCTCGAGGCGGTCTTGGAGGTGGAGTGATGGAGCACGAGCACGAGTTCATCCTGGAGATCCCGGAGTTTGAGCACCTCTCCTATGAGGTGGAAGGCGGCGTGGCCGTGGTCACCCTCAGGCGGCCCCAGGCCCTGAACGCCCTGAACCAGGAGCTCCTCATGGAGCTCTCCGAGGTAACGGAGGTCATCCACCAGGACCCGGAGGCCCGGGTGGTCATCTTTACCGGGGAGGGCCGG is a window from the Thermus filiformis genome containing:
- a CDS encoding 2-phosphosulfolactate phosphatase, with protein sequence MRLRVDPLPLPELAFADVVLVVDVIRATTTAACFLEAGAEALYLTSSLETARAFKDQDVVLAGEEGGLRPPGFDLGNSPREALEAPVGGRTVVMSTTNGTRAAHLAAKTAKHVLLASLFNAHAAARKALELATEEVAILCAGKEGRVGLDDLYTAGVLAEYLLLMREMSPEDGARIALTLKRAYPDPLEPLSLSAAAQALKGVGLEADVPFCAQVAQSSAVPILSGRVGEALIFKRAGKAS
- a CDS encoding ABC transporter ATP-binding protein; its protein translation is MLRAEGLSYAYEAPLFRGVSLALGEGEALALLGPSGSGKTTLLHLLAGLLPLQEGEVYWEGLPIRGLSEAALARRRLGFLGLVLQHHFLMPELTALENVLLPGYLAGRVDRARGEALLERVGLFHRAGAFPLALSGGERQRVAVARALYLRPRLVLADEPTASLDRRMAREVFGLLLALAREEGAALLVATHDETLVQDLPKLRL
- a CDS encoding phosphorylase family protein, translated to MPIHVRAEPGSVAPRVLLPGDPGRAEWIARTYLEDPVPYNTHRGLLGYTGRYKGVPVSVQTTGMGAPSASIVAEELIRLGARVLVRVGTCGAVDEALRPSELVVVQGAVPLEGTTRQYLGGLPYAPVPDVEVFLALLRAARRLGVPHQAGLVVTEDAFYATTKEGARAWAAYGVLAFEMEASALFLLAKMRKVRAGAVLAVSNQIGDPELVPPEVLQEGVRRMTEVALEAVLEVE
- a CDS encoding dipeptidase, with amino-acid sequence MKPLDALFEFLSIPSVSTDPARKEDVRRAALWLGGRLEALGFQVEVAETPGHPIVFAEKRVSDRAPTLLIYGHYDVQPPEPLELWETPPFVPTLKDGRIYARGASDDKGQLYAHVAAVEALGEALPVNVKFLVEGEEEIGSPHLPAYVWENRDRLRADAVLVSDGAMFAPHTPTLTYGLRGLVYLEVLLEGAARDLHSGVYGGAAPNPLQALAWMAARLKGEDHRVRIPGFYDRVRPVSQEEKALWPQVDEEAFKASVGLEALWGEEEYSLLERLWTRPTLDLNGAYGGFQGEGSKTVIPARAGFKFSMRLVPDQDPEEVAARAEDYLRSIAPLGIRVRVLRHGLGRPVLTDPQSLPMRLAAEALEEVWGRKPVYTREGGSIPIVAELVEALKAPVVLMGFGLNDDNLHAPNEKLDLVNFEKGIAASQAFLRRLSRLA
- a CDS encoding Crp/Fnr family transcriptional regulator: MPQVLFQSPLFQGLSPQEVRTALGHFVPRRYRKGQLIFKEGDLGQALYLVAGGMVRLFRTHLGGQERTLGLLSQGEVFGEMSLLDGSPRSASAEMLEEGELYLLFREEYQSLLRRLPQFGHNLALLLAERLRAANLLLDFLVFEEVEVRVAFALWRAYQKTGQALLPLSHAQVAGLAGSSRESATRALHALRKRGALELERGAVRILDPRLLEEIAHGLV